The proteins below come from a single Xyrauchen texanus isolate HMW12.3.18 chromosome 3, RBS_HiC_50CHRs, whole genome shotgun sequence genomic window:
- the LOC127629601 gene encoding uncharacterized protein LOC127629601: MFNTETKRTNYFVDKWGVVEPVEIVLGMRYDMRRNKKTGCYDQVLVKDTYVYVPILETLKFMCRNVDVCTLLTEFTGRQKSHFEDFCDGSYFQSHPLFSKHPSALQIQVYYDEFETANPLGSKRGVHKVGALYFVLRNLPPKFNSRLMNIHLIALFHAQDVKKYGFDPILEPLIRDIKVLETDGIELPISTSRVYGTICQVIGDNLGMHSILGFTESFSEHYSCRLCLTEKADVQLVYNEDDFRVILRDCSIYDQHCSKLESDPQLKSTHGLKRNSTLSSLQYFHVCHNYSLDVEHEVRGQA, translated from the coding sequence ATGTTTAACACCGAAACTAAAAGGACTAATTATTTCGTTGACAAATGGGGTGTTGTGGAGCCTGTTGAAATTGTGCTTGGCATGAGATATGATATGAGGAGAAACAAAAAGACTGGATGTTATGATCAGGTCCTAGTAAAAGATACATATGTGTATGTCCCAATTTTGGAAACATTAAAATTTATGTGTCGAAATGTAGATGTATGTACTCTGCTGACAGAATTTACAGGAAGGCAGAAATCACATTTTGAGGACTTTTGTGATGGAAGTTACTTCCAGAGCCatccattattctcaaaacatccCAGTGCTTTACAAATTCAGGTGTACTATGATGAATTTGAAACCGCAAACCCTCTTGGCTCTAAACGTGGGGTACACAAGGTTGGTGCTCTTTATTTTGTGCTTCGAAATCTACCTCCCAAATTTAATTCAAGACTGATGAATATCCATTTGATTGCTCTATTTCATGCGCAGGATGTGAAAAAGTATGGATTTGACCCCATCTTGGAACCATTGATTCGTGACATAAAGGTTCTAGAGACAGATGGTATTGAACTACCCATATCAACGAGTAGAGTTTATGGCACAATATGTCAAGTAATTGGAGACAACTTGGggatgcactcaatacttgggtTCACAGAATCATTTAGTGAACATTACTCCTGTCGTCTATGTTTAACTGAAAAAGCTGATGTCCAGTTAGTTTACAATGAGGATGATTTTAGGGTTATTTTGCGTGATTGTTCAATTTATGACCAGCACTGCAGCAAGTTAGAATCTGACCCTCAACTCAAGTCAACACATGGCCTCAAAAGAAACTCAACACTCAGTAGTCTGCAGTATTTTCATGTGTGCCACAACTACTCTCTAGATGTGGAGCATGAGGTTCGAGGCCAAGCATAA